From Tripterygium wilfordii isolate XIE 37 chromosome 16, ASM1340144v1, whole genome shotgun sequence, one genomic window encodes:
- the LOC119980342 gene encoding organelle RRM domain-containing protein 6, chloroplastic, giving the protein MAGSVCLCLKIFPNSALLRRTESQTPLTIQLTSGSGSSSSPSCISWFSGSSKANRLISLSRSRRKHGSSSYVLASSSSPSPSPSTSRSKTRLYVSGLSFRTTEESLRNAFKIFGQLVEVNLVMDSIANRPRGFAFLRYATEEESLKAIEGMHGKFLDGRVIFVEIAKRRSELHRGFGTTEDHI; this is encoded by the exons atggCAGGGAGCGTCTGTTTATGCTTGAAAATATTTCCGAATTCGGCGTTGTTGAGGCGAACGGAGTCGCAAACTCCTTTAACAATTCAGCTTACCAGCGGTAGCGGCAGCTCCTCCTCCCCTTCGTGTATTTCATGGTTTAGCGGTAGTTCCAAGGCGAATCGACTCATTTCGTTATCTCGTAGCAGAAGAAAACACGGAAGTTCTTCATACGTCTtggcttcttcctcttctccttctccttctccttctaccTCCAGATCTAAAACCAGACTCTATGTCAGCG GGCTCTCTTTCCGCACCACTGAAGAGAGTTTACGAAAtgccttcaaaatttttggcCAACTCGTGGAGG TCAATTTGGTCATGGACAGCATAGCTAACAGACCAAGAGGATTTGCTTTCCTGCGGTATGCCACAGAGGAAGAATCTCTAAAAGCTATTGAAGGAATGCATGGAAAG TTTTTGGACGGGAGGGTAATCTTTGTGGAAATTGCAAAACGCAGATCAGAGCTCCATCGAGGGTTTGGAACAACTGAAGACCATATCTAA
- the LOC119980554 gene encoding pentatricopeptide repeat-containing protein At3g16610 gives MLWARLKFTPRKNSICTIHNAVFTDIYSQTKAACTVDFTRLLDACIKSKSLIEGKKIHQVLIKNQNDYLHLIPSPLLEKVTHLYIACNRVELARHVFDEISNPSVIIWNLMIRAYAWNGPFEESLRLYWWMLDSGMRPTKFTFPSVLKACSGLQALEEGKEIHDHVRRLGLESDVFVCTALIDLYAKCGDLVEARGVFDGMSYRDVVAWNAIIAGFSLHGKYEETIQLLLEMQKERINPNYSTIVGILPTVALATALRQGKAIHGFCVRRVFTKDVVVATALLDMYAKCYCLSYARGIFDMMEVWNEVTWSAMIGAYVMCNFNREALELYDEMMIDNHMIPSSVTLGIAVRACAKLTDLSKGRCLHCFTIKSGLVLDLMVSNTLISMYAKCGIIEDALRFFDGVNLTDTVSYSAIISGYVQNGNVEEALRFFQEMQLYGIEPDMATMIAILPACSHLAALQHGTCGHSYSIVRGFVADTSICNALIDMYSKCGKICIARAVFDRILKRDIVSWNTMIIGYGMHGLGMEALVLFHDMLAAGLNPDDVTFICLLSACTHSGLVVEGKHWFNAMSQDFDIVPRMDHYVCMVDLLSRAGLLTEVHNFIEEMPFEPDVHVWSAVLAGCRIHKNIEFGEEISRKIHRLGTEGTGNFVLLSNMYSAVGRWDDAAQIRIMQKDLGFKKSPGCSWIEIGGVVHAFIGGDRSHPQSVEINKKLDELLAEMKKLGYCAESSFVLQDIEEEEKERILLYHSEKLAIAFGILRLGPSKPILITKNLRVCGDCHTAIKLITLVTKRDITVRDASRFHHFKNGICNCGDFW, from the coding sequence ATGTTATGGGCGCGCCTCAAGTTCACCCCCCGCAAAAATTCCATTTGCACAATCCACAATGCAGTATTTACAGATATCTATTCACAAACCAAAGCTGCTTGCACCGTTGATTTCACGCGTCTCCTTGACGCTTGCATTAAGTCCAAATCGTTAATTGAAGGCAAGAAAATCCATCAGGTGCTCATTAAGAACCAAAATGACTATCTGCATCTTATTCCTTCACCTTTGCTTGAAAAGGTCACGCATTTATACATTGCGTGTAACCGAGTGGAACTTGCACGCCATGTGTTCGATGAAATTTCGAACCCAAGTGTTATTATATGGAATTTGATGATCAGGGCGTATGCGTGGAATGGACCCTTTGAAGAATCCCTTCGTCTGTATTGGTGGATGCTTGACTCGGGTATGAGACCGACCAAATTCACGTTCCCATCTGTTCTTAAAGCATGTTCGGGATTGCAAGCTTTAGAAGAGGGTAAAGAGATACATGATCATGTGAGAAGACTTGGGCTTGAGTCGGATGTGTTTGTTTGTACTGCTTTAATTGATTTGTATGCGAAATGTGGGGACTTGGTTGAAGCTCGAGGAGTCTTTGATGGCATGTCTTATAGGGATGTTGTGGCATGGAATGCAATTATTGCTGGATTTTCGCTTCATGGAAAGTATGAAGAGACAATCCAATTGCTGTTAGAGATGCAAAAAGAACGAATAAACCCCAATTATTCTACTATAGTGGGGATTCTTCCCACGGTTGCTCTAGCTACTGCATTGAGGCAAGGGAAGGCTATACATGGTTTCTGTGTGAGGAGGGTTTTCACCAAGGATGTTGTTGTGGCTACTGCACTTCTGGATATGTATGCCAAATGTTACTGTTTATCGTATGCAAGGGGAATTTTTGACATGATGGAGGTTTGGAATGAGGTAACTTGGAGTGCAATGATTGGAGCTTATGTCATGTGTAATTTTAATAGAGAGGCATTGGAGCTATATGATGAAATGATGATTGACAATCATATGATTCCTTCATCGGTAACTCTTGGCATCGCAGTTCGAGCTTGTGCAAAGTTAACTGACCTCAGTAAAGGGAGATGCTTGCATTGTTTTACGATTAAGTCAGGATTAGTTCTAGATTTGATGGTATCCAACACACTAATTTCGATGTATGCAAAGTGTGGCATTATAGAGGATGCTCTAAGATTCTTCGATGGTGTGAATTTGACAGATACAGTTTCTTACAGTGCCATCATTTCAGGATATGTACAGAATGGTAACGTAGAAGAGGCTTTACGTTTCTTCCAAGAAATGCAGTTGTATGGAATTGAGCCAGATATGGCTACCATGATTGCTATCCTACCAGCATGTTCACATTTGGCTGCTTTACAACATGGGACTTGTGGCCATAGCTACTCAATTGTTCGTGGCTTTGTTGCTGATACCTCAATTTGTAATGCTCTTATAGACATGTACTCAAAGTGTGGGAAGATTTGTATTGCAAGGGCTGTTTTTGACAGGATACTTAAGCGTGACATCGTTTCATGGAATACAATGATAATTGGCTATGGAATGCATGGGCTTGGCATGGAAGCACTTGTGCTGTTCCATGACATGCTAGCAGCTGGTTTAAATCCAGATGATGTGACTTTTATCTGCCTCTTATCAGCTTGCACTCATTCAGGACTTGTTGTTGAGGGAAAACACTGGTTTAATGCTATGAGTCAAGATTTTGACATAGTTCCACGTATGGACCATTATGTATGTATGGTAGATCTTTTGAGCAGAGCTGGACTTTTAACTGAGGTGCACAATTTCATTGAGGAAATGCCTTTTGAGCCAGATGTTCATGTATGGAGTGCAGTGCTTGCAGGTTGTCGGATCCATAAGAACATTGAATTTGGCGAAGAAATATCAAGGAAGATACATAGGCTAGGAACTGAAGGTACCGGAAACTTTGTTCTTTTGTCTAATATGTATAGTGCTGTTGGGAGGTGGGATGATGCAGCGCAGATTAGAATCATGCAGAAGGACCTCGGTTTTAAGAAAAGCCCAGGATGCAGTTGGATTGAGATCGGTGGGGTTGTACATGCATTTATTGGAGGAGATAGGTCCCACCCACAATCAGTAGAGATAAACAAGAAACTAGATGAACTACTAGCAGAGATGAAGAAATTGGGTTATTGTGCAGAATCTAGCTTTGTTCTCCAAGATattgaagaagaggaaaaagaaagaatcctcCTTTATCACAGCGAAAAACTTGCTATTGCATTTGGAATTCTTAGGCTCGGTCCCAGCAAACCCATTCTGATAACTAAGAATTTGCGAGTTTGTGGTGATTGTCATACTGCAATAAAACTTATAACTCTGGTCACAAAGAGAGACATAACAGTGAGAGATGCAAGCAGATTTCACCATTTCAAGAATGGCATCTGTAACTGTGGAGATTTCTGGTGA
- the LOC119980649 gene encoding homeobox-leucine zipper protein HDG11-like has translation MEYGSGGGGGGGSESGGDHDSSDNQRRKKRIHRHTAHQIQRLEGMFKECPHPDEKQRLQLSRELGLAPRQIKFWFQNRRTQMKAQHERADNCALRAENDKIRCENIAIRAALKNVICPSCGAPPVTEDSYFDEQKLRMENAQLKEELDRVSCIAGKYTGRPISQLLPLQPLHMPSLDLSMGSFGGHGFGGPSLDLDLDLLPGSASSPPNLPFQPIGISDMDKSLMTDFAANAMEELLRLLQTNEPLWLKSSHDGRDVLNLESYERMFPRPNSHLKNPNLRIEASRDSGVVIMNALALVDMFMDTNKWVELFPALVSVSKTMEVISPRVLGSLSGSLQLMYEELQVLSPLVPTREFYVLRHCQQIEQGLWAIVNVSYDFPQLASQCRSYKLPSGCLIQDMPNGYSKVTWVEHVEIEEKTPIHQLYKDLIHSGLAFGAERWLATLQRMCERLACLMVSDNSIRDLGGVIPSLDGKRSMMKLSQRMVSNFCACVSTSNSHRWTTLSGLNEGGVRVTLQKSTDPGQPNGVVLSASTTFWLPVSPQNVFNFLKDERTRTHWDVLSNGNPVQEVTNIANGSHPGNCISVLRALNTSRNNILILQESCIDQSGSLVVYCPVELPYINIAMSGEDPSCIPLLPSGFTISPDGSYDPRNVASTSSSTQGNMARSGGSLITVAFQILVTNLPSSKLNLESVATVNNLISATVHHIKGALNCSSS, from the exons ATGGAATACGGaagtggtggaggaggagggggaGGAAGTGAGTCAGGGGGTGACCACGATTCCTCCGACAACCAGAGGAGGAAGAAGCGTATCCACCGCCACACAGCCCATCAGATTCAGAGGCTCGAAGG AATGTTCAAGGAGTGCCCACACCCAGATGAGAAGCAGAGGTTGCAGTTAAGCAGAGAGTTGGGTTTGGCTCCTCGACAGATCAAGTTTTGGTTCCAAAACAGGAGGACCCAGATGAAG GCCCAACACGAACGAGCAGATAACTGTGCACTTCGAGCAGAGAACGACAAGATTCGATGCGAGAATATAGCAATCAGAGCGGCAttgaaaaatgtcatttgcccaTCTTGTGGAGCTCCTCCGGTGACTGAAGACTCCTATTTCGATGAACAAAAATTGCGAATGGAGAATGCCCAATTGAAGGAAGAG CTTGATAGAGTCTCTTGTATTGCCGGAAAGTACACTGGGAGACCAATTTCGCAACTCCTACCACTACAGCCTTTGCATATGCCTTCGTTAGATTTGTCGATGGGGAGTTTCGGTGGCCATGGATTTGGTGGTCCTTCACTTGATCTTGATCTTGATCTTCTACCAGGAAGTGCATCAAGTCCACCAAATTTGCCCTTCCAACCAATTGGAATATCAGACATGGATAAGTCCCTCATGACTGATTTTGCTGCCAATGCTATGGAAGAATTGCTCAGGCTCTTGCAAACCAATGAACCTCTGTGGTTGAAGTCGAGCCATGATGGGAGGGATGTTCTTAATCTTGAAAGCTATGAGAGGATGTTCCCTAGACCCAATAGTCACTTGAAAAACCCAAATTTAAGGATAGAAGCATCAAGGGATTCTGGTGTCGTAATCATGAATGCTTTGGCCTTAGTTGATATGTTCATGGACACT AACAAGTGGGTGGAGCTCTTTCCCGCACTTGTATcagtttcaaaaacaatggaagtTATATCACCTCGAGTATTGGGTAGCCTTAGTGGTTCTTTGCAACTG ATGTATGAAGAGTTGCAGGTGCTTTCACCACTTGTGCCGACCCGGGAATTCTACGTCCTCCGTCACTGTCAGCAAATTGAGCAAGGCTTGTGGGCTATTGTTAATGTCTCTTATGATTTTCCACAGCTTGCATCGCAATGTCGATCATATAAGCTGCCTTCAGGATGCTTGATTCAGGACATGCCTAATGGGTACTCCAAG GTAACTTGGGTGGAACATGTGGAAATAGAAGAGAAAACCCCAATTCATCAACTTTACAAAGATCTCATTCACAGTGGCCTAGCATTTGGGGCAGAAAGGTGGCTTGCCACTCTTCAGAGGATGTGTGAAAGATTGGCTTGTCTTATGGTGTCAGACAATTCGATCCGTGATCTTGGGGGAG TAATTCCATCACTGGATGGCAAGAGAAGCATGATGAAACTTTCTCAGAGGATGGTGTCCAATTTCTGTGCATGTGTGAGCACATCAAACAGCCACCGATGGACAACACTCTCTGGTTTGAATGAGGGTGGAGTTCGAGTTACCCTTCAGAAGAGCACAGATCCTGGCCAACCAAATGGTGTGGTGCTTAGTGCATCAACCACCTTTTGGCTTCCAGTTTCTCCACAAAATGTCTTCAACTTTTTGAAGGATGAAAGAACCCGAACTCAT TGGGATGTCCTCTCTAATGGTAATCCAGTGCAAGAGGTTACTAACATTGCCAATGGTTCACATCCTGGGAACTGCATATCAGTTCTTCGG GCCTTGAATACCAGCCGGAACAATATTTTGATACTTCAAGAGAGCTGCATAGACCAATCTGGTTCACTAGTGGTCTACTGTCCAGTTGAACTACCTTACATAAACATTGCAATGAGTGGTGAGGATCCTTCTTGCATCCCTTTACTGCCATCAGGTTTCACCATTTCACCGGACGGTAGCTACGATCCACGCAATGTTGCCTCGACAAGCTCAAGCACACAAGGAAACATGGCTAGGTCCGGTGGTTCACTAATTACAGTAGCATTTCAGATATTAGTAACCAACTTGCCATCATCTAAGCTAAACTTGGAGTCAGTGGCCACTGTTAACAACCTCATTAGCGCCACTGTCCACCATATCAAGGGTGCCTTGAATTGTTCTAGTTCCTGA
- the LOC119980341 gene encoding imidazoleglycerol-phosphate dehydratase 1, chloroplastic-like codes for MEVSVAAARLASTSSTLPTSFRVSQIAKIPIPVSYSSFGKDKKRNPLIQLQMGSRRLVTPLALPDNGSTITSSTIESGRIGEVKRVTGETNVSVKMNLDGSGVADSSTGIPFLDHMLDQLASHGLFNVHVRATGDIHIDDHHTNEDVALAIGTALLQALGDRKGINRFGDFSAPLDEALIHVSLDLSGRPHLSYDLNIPTQRVGTYDTQLVEHFFQSLVNTSGMTLHIRQLAGKNSHHIIEATFKAFARALRQATEYDPRRLGTVPSSKGVLSRS; via the exons ATGGAGGTTTCAGTTGCTGCTGCTCGTCTCGCAAGCACTTCCTCTACGCTTCCTACTAGCTTTCGGGTTTCTCAAATCGCTAAAATCCCAATTCCAGTTTCCTATTCAAGTTTCGGCAAAGACAAGAAGAGAAATCCCTTAATTCAACTTCAAATGGGCTCTCGAAGACTGGTAACCCCGTTGGCTCTCCCTGACAATGGTTCCACGATTACCTCTTCTACAATCGAATCGG GTCGAATTGGGGAAGTGAAGAGAGTGACTGGGGAAACCAATGTGTCGGTGAAGATGAACTTGGACGGTTCAGGTGTTGCAGATAGCAGTACGGGGATTCCTTTTCTTGATCACATGTTAGAT CAACTTGCTTCGCATGGGTTGTTCAATGTGCACGTAAGGGCTACAGGTGACATTCACATTGATGATCATCACACGAATGAAGATGTTGCACTTGCCATTGGAACG GCTTTGCTACAGGCACTGGGTGATAGGAAAGGAATTAACCGGTTTGGTGATTTCTCTGCTCCTCTCGATGAAGCATTAATACACGTCTCCTTG GATTTATCTGGCCGGCCACATTTAAGTTATGACTTGAACATTCCCACTCAGAGAGTTGGAACATACGACACTCAG TTGGTGGAGCATTTTTTCCAGTCTCTGGTGAATACTTCTGGCATGACTCTTCACATTCGACAG CTTGCTGGAAAAAATTCACACCATATTATTGAGGCAACCTTCAAAGCTTTTGCTAGGGCTTTGCGTCAAGCAACTGAGTATGATCCCCGCCGTCTTGGGACCGTGCCGAG TTCAAAGGGGGTTCTGTCTCGATCTTGA